One Aphelocoma coerulescens isolate FSJ_1873_10779 chromosome 8, UR_Acoe_1.0, whole genome shotgun sequence genomic region harbors:
- the PTCH2 gene encoding protein patched homolog 2, which yields MPAEPPRAAPPPLRAARRKPLPEGRAVGQRTPLWLRARFQALLFALGCRIQRHCGKVLFVGLLVFGALAVGLRVASIETDIEHLWVEAGSRVSQELRYTKEKLGEESVYTSQMLIQTPKRDGDNILTQEALQLHLEAALAASKVQVSLYGKSWDLNKICYKSGVPIIENGMIERMIEKLFPCVILTPLDCFWEGSKLQGGSAYLPGRPDIQWSNLDPLQLMEELGQFTSLEGFKELLDKAEVGQAYMERPCLDPQDPQCPPSAPNKQSQQSPDIPAELSGGCHGFSRKFMRWQQELILGGTTKDSQGKLLRAEALQTMFLLMSPRQLYEHFKDDYEIHDISWSEEKAGAILEAWQRKFVELAQDSIPPNATQSVHAFSTTTLNDIMKSFSDVSVIRVAGGYLLMLAYACVTMLRWDCSKSQGAVGLAGVLLVALSVASGLGLCSLLGISFNAATTQVLPFLALGIGVDDMFLLAHAFTEMSQHIPFKERTGECLKRTGTSVALTSVSNMIAFFMAALVPIPALRAFSLQAAVVVVFNFAMVLFVFPAILSLDLHRREKRRLDILCCFYSPCSSRVIQIQPQELADANDNHACHPSPYGHPGMATSTQITTTVQAFTRCDPSGHHIVTVLPPTSQVCTSPAVLLPHADPLGSQVFAPSSSTRDLLSQLDEAKGGRECVPLPFCRWSLADFAREKYAPLLLRTRTKAVVVVLFLALLGLSLYGTTMVHDGLYLTDIVPRDTKAHAFISAQFKYFSFYNMFIVTKGGFHYPGAQAALLSLHQAFSTVKYVVREGNRDLPKMWLHYFQDWLRGLQATFDRDWQAGRITHDSYRNGSEDGALAYKLLIQTGNKKEPFNFNQLTTRRLVDENGIIPPDTFYICLTVWASNDPLGFAASQANFYPPPPEWIHDKYDTTGENLRIPAAQPLEFAQFPFYLSGLRRTSDFVEAIESVRAICREAAQRHGVLSYPSGYPFLFWEQYIGLRHWFLLAISILLACTFFVCALLLLNPWTAGIIVSILAMMAVELFGIMGLMGIKLSAIPVVILIASVGIGVEFTVHVALGFLTAAGSRNVRSAAALEHTFAPVMDGAVSTLLGVLMLAGSEFDFIMRYFFAVLTILTLLGLLNGLVLLPVLLSVIGPPPEASLVDNGPCLPPPESVPPCLGPGAMYVRRAPAWPATFPEPSDTEHYTESVGPGSPRGPFIVPPAPAHILLEAGKDPSFPRITVLKPYKDSLEIQGKKEASGPQPAAPLPFGEPCTTLPREHPQPGPPGTRPAPPTALPTYSTHLQGPAGSYTTVTATASVTVALHPTLPGSYPNFSPEGFTSSERDCLDEPSTSGTAVPDTFEMQNMGHHGAGARR from the exons CGGGCAGCCGTGTGAGCCAGGAGCTGCGCTACACCAAGGAGAAGTTGGGCGAGGAGTCCGTCTACACCTCCCAGATGTTGATCCAGACCCCGAAGAGGGATGGGGATAACATCCTGACGCAGGAGGCCCTGCAGCTCCACCTCGAGGCGGccctggctgccagcaaggTTCAAGTCTCACTGTACGGAAA ATCGTGGGATTTGAACAAGATCTGCTACAAGTCGGGTGTCCCCATCATTGAGAACGGCATGATCGAGAGG ATGATAGAGAAGCTGTTCCCCTGTGTGATCCTGACACCACTGGACTGCTTCTGGGAGGGCTCCAAGCTGCAGGGAGGCTCAGCCTATCTCcc ggGCCGCCCAGACATCCAGTGGAGCAACCTGGACCCTCTGCAGCTGATGGAGGAGCTGGGGCAGTTCACATCCTTGGAAGGCTTCAAAGAGCTGCTAGACAAGGCAGAGGTGGGACAGGCTTACATGGAGCGGCCCTGCCTggatccccaggacccccagtgtccccccagtgcccccaacaAGCAGAGCCAGCAG AGCCCCGACATCCCGGCTGAACTCTCGGGGGGCTGCCACGGCTTCTCCAGGAAGTTCATgcgctggcagcaggagctgattTTAGGCGGCACAACCAAAGACTCCCAGGGCAAGCTGCTACG CGCCGAGGCCCTGCAGACCATGTTCCTCCTCATGAGCCCCCGGCAGCTCTATGAGCACTTCAAGGATGACTACGAGATCCATGACATCAGCTGGAGCGAGGAGAAGGCGGGAGCCATCCTGGAAGCCTGGCAGAGGAAATTTGTGGAG ctggcacaggaCTCCATCCCTCCCAACGCCACACAGAGCGTCCACGCTTTCTCCACCACCACGCTCAACGACATCATGAAGTCCTTCTCTGACGTCAGCGTCATCCGGGTGGCTGGGGGCTACCTCCTCATG CTGGCCTACGCCTGTGTCACCATGCTGCGGTGGGACTGCTCCAAGTCCCAAGGGGCTGTGGGCCTGGCTGGGGTCCTGCTTGTGGCTCTCTCCGTTGCCTCTGGCCTGGGGCTTTGCTCACTGCTGGGCATCTCCTTCAATGCAGCCACCACCCAG GTCCTGCCCTTCCTGGCCCTCGGCATTGGGGTGGATGACATGTTCCTCTTGGCTCACGCCTTTACTGAGATGAGCCAGCACATCCCCTTCAAG gagcgGACGGGCGAGTGTCTGAAGCGCACGGGGACCAGTGTGGCTCTCACCTCTGTCAGCAACATGATCGCCTTCTTCATGGCAGCCCTGGTGCCTATCCCTGCTCTGCGCGCCTTCTCCCTCCAG GCTGCAGTGGTTGTGGTGTTCAACTTCGCCATGGTgctctttgtttttcctgctaTCCTGAGCCTGGACCTGCACCGCCGGGAGAAACGCCGGCTTGACATCCTCTGCTGCTTCTACAG CCCTTGCTCCTCGCGGGTCATCCAGATCCAGCCCCAAGAGCTTGCTGACGCCAACGACAACCACGCTTGCCACCCATCTCCTTATGGGCACCCTGGCATGGCCACCAGCACCCAGATCACCACCACCGTGCAAGCCTTCACCCGGTGTGACCCCTCAGGCCACCACATTGTCACCGTCCTGCCACCCACCTCCCAGGTGTGCACCTCACCTGCTGTCCTCCTGCCGCACGCTGACCCTTTGGGCTCGCAGGTCTTCGCCCCATCCAGCTCCACCCGGGATCTGCTGTCCCAGCTGGATGAGGCCAAGGGTGGGCGGGAGTGTGTCCCCCTGCCCTTCTGTCGCTGGAGCCTCGCTGACTTCGCCCGGGAGAAGTACGCCCCGCTGCTCCTGCGCACCCGGACCAAG GCGGTAGTGGTGGTGCTGTTCCTggcgctgctggggctgagcctCTATGGCACCACCATGGTGCATGATGGCCTCTACCTGACGGACATCGTGCCACGGGACACCAAGGCACACGCTTTCATCTCAGCCCAGTTCAAGTACTTCTCCTTCTACAACATGTTCATTGTCACCAAGGGTGGCTTCCATTACCCGGGTGCCCAGGCTGCCCTGCTGAGTCTGCACCAGGCCTTCAGCACCGTCAAGTATGTGGTGCGGGAGGGCAACCGCGACCTACCCAAAATGTGGCTCCATTACTTCCAGGACTGGCTACGAG GGCTCCAGGCCACCTTTGACAGGGACTGGCAGGCCGGGCGCATCACCCATGACAGCTACCGCAACGGCTCCGAGGATGGGGCACTGGCCTACAAGCTCCTCATCCAGACTGGCAACAAGAAGGAGCCCTTCAACTTCAATCAG CTGACCACGCGGCGGCTGGTGGATGAGAATGGCATCATCCCCCCTGACACCTTCTACATCTGCCTGACGGTGTGGGCCAGCAACGACCCCCTGGGCTTTGCCGCCTCCCAGGCCAACTTCTACCCCCCACCCCCTGAGTGGATTCATGACAAGTACGACACCACGGGCGAGAATCTGCGAA TCCCAGCAGCCCAGCCGCTGGAGTTCGCCCAGTTCCCTTTCTACCTGAGCGGGCTGCGTCGCACGTCTGACTTCGTGGAGGCGATTGAGAGCGTACGGGCCATCTGCCGGGAGGCCGCCCAGCGCCACGGCGTGCTGAGCTACCCCAGCGGCTACCCCTTCCTCTTCTGGGAGCAGTACATTGGCCTGCGGCACTGGTTCCTGCTGGCCATCAGCATCCTACTGGCCTGCACCTTCTTCGTCTgcgccctgctgctgctcaacCCCTGGACCGCCGGCATCATC GTCTCCATCCTGGCCATGATGGCTGTGGAATTGTTTGGCATCATGGGGCTGATGGGCATCAAGCTGAGCGCCATCCCCGTGGTCATCCTCATCGCCTCGGTGGGCATTGGTGTGGAGTTTACAGTCCATGTGGCCCTG GGATTCCTGACAGCTGCGGGGAGCAGGAACGTGCGCTCAGCCGCAGCACTGGAGCACACTTTTGCCCCTGTGATGGATGGTGCTGTCTCCACCCTCCTGGGTGTCCTCATGCTGGCTGGTTCTGAGTTTGACTTCATCATGAG GTATTTCTTTGCGGTGCTGACCATCCTGacgctgctggggctgctcaacGGGCTGGTGCTTCTGCCCGTCCTGCTCTCTGTCATCGGGCCACCCCCTGAG GCATCCCTGGTGGATAATGGCCCCTGCCTACCCCCACCGGAGTCAGTACCCCCATGCCTGGGCCCTGGGGCAATGTATGTCCGGCGAGCTCCAGCCTGGCCCGCCACCTTCCCTGAGCCCTCGGACACAGAGCACTACACGGAGAGCGTGGGGCCAGGCAGCCCACGGGGACCCTTCATCGTGCCCCCCGCCCCAGCACACATCCTACTGGAGGCTGGCAAGGACCCCAGCTTCCCCCGCATCACT gtgctgaagccctaCAAGGACAGCCTGGAgattcaggggaagaaagaggctTCTGGCCCTCAGCCTGCAGCCCCCCTGCCCTTCGGGGAGCCGTGCACCACCCTGCCCCGAGAGCACCCGCAGCCCGGCCCGCCAGGCACCCGGCCAgccccccccacagccctgcccaccTACAGCACCCACCTGCAGGGTCCTGCCGGCAGCTACACCACCGTCACGGCCACTGCGTCGGTGACGGTGGCCCTGCACCCCACACTGCCTGGCTCCTACCCCAACTTCAGCCCTGAGGGCTTCACCAGCAGTGAGCGGGACTGCCTGGACGAGCCCAGCACCAGTGGCACTGCTGTGCCTGACACCTTTGAGATGCAGAACATGGGACACCACGGGGCAGGTGCCCGGCGCTAG
- the BTBD19 gene encoding LOW QUALITY PROTEIN: BTB/POZ domain-containing protein 19 (The sequence of the model RefSeq protein was modified relative to this genomic sequence to represent the inferred CDS: deleted 4 bases in 2 codons), which yields MGRVVRRSVLASPAASPGWPASRQPPDSLPPSSRLVPPARTAFRPRSLRQPMAGPCSARLQGDVAAFTAALRTLVNNPQFSDVMFVVGREQQKVFAHRCVLACRCQAFRGMLGQAPVGSQDSSSSVPPQGPFILGNVQPEVFLAVIEFLYTNSVTLNSHIALEVLTSSVEYGLQDLCKLCVKFIKDTLSVEQVCEALQAAVTYGQVDLQQHCLAFIEGCTAAVVRTQGFRELSDVVLARVLRSDRLAVDELDLVQAVREWAHVSSAVLERPVPEVAALPVRELRLPLLAPSELVTLESYNQQDLLIPVESIAAAWRAHALRKGSGVPSHLCCPRRGTRPRDHHRHLEPHAK from the exons ATGGGCCGTGTCGTACGACGCAGTGTGCTGGCTTCC CCTGCGGCCTCCCCAGGCTGGCCGGCCTCCCGACAGCCTCCAGATTCCCTCCCGCCATCCTCCCGCCTCGTCCCGCCTGCCCGCACCGCCTTCCGC CCGCGCTCCCTGAGGCAGCCCATGGCCGGACCCTGCTCGGCGCGGCTGCAGGGCGACGTGGCCGCCTTCACCGCTGCCCTGCGCACCCTGGTCAACAACCCCCAGTTCAG TGATGTGATGTTTGTGGTGGGCCGGGAGCAGCAGAAGGTGTTTGCGCACCGCTGTGTGCTGGCGTGCCGCTGCCAGGCGTTCCGCGGGATGCTCGGCCAGGCGCCAGTGGGCAGCCAGGACTCCTCCAGCAGCGTCCCACCCCAGGGCCCCTTCATCCTGGGCAACGTGCAGCCTGAGGTCTTCCTGGCTGTTATCGAGTTCCTCTACACCAACAGTGTCACCCTCAACAGTCACATC GCGCTGGAGGTGCTGACCTCATCAGTGGAGTATGGCTTGCAGGACCTGTGCAAG ctctgtgtcaagTTCATCAAGGACACACTGAGTGTGGAGCAGGTCTGCGAGGCCCTGCAG GCTGCAGTGACCTATGGGCAGGTGgacctccagcagcactgcctggcCTTCATCGAGGGCTGCACGGCG GCAGTGGTGCGGACACAGGGCTTCCGTGAGCTCTCCGACGTGGTGTTGGCGCGGGTGCTGCGCAGTGACCGCCTGGCTGTGGACGAGCTGGACCTGGTGCAGGCTGTGCGGGAGTGGGCACACGTCAGCTCG GCTGTCCTGGAGCGTCCGGTGCCAgaggtggctgccctgcccGTGAGGGAGCTGCGTCTGCCCTTGCTGGCACCCAGCGAACTGGTGACACTGGAGAGCTACAACCAGCAGGACCTCCTCATCCCG GTGGAGAGCATCGCAGCAGCCTGGCGTGCCCACGCACTGAGGAAGGGCAGTGGGGTGCCCTCCCACCTCTGCTGTCCCCGCCGGGGCACGCGGCCCCGTGACCATCACCGTCACCTCGAGCCACACGCCAAGTAG
- the DYNLT4 gene encoding dynein light chain Tctex-type 4, translating to MAEQPFPEMALLAQVLAADNTEAPSLRTTRRGSQPPAPGKGSEDSKPAPLLSRRNSILSRRSSFGMVPGSRRPSIGPWMLHRRVSFTGLPIFQPILKTRLENTYRMGPDKGCKFNVERVQRVLEGTLARALGATVYSPQGSAPLAQSLTELLQSQAKEVVPPRYKLVCHVVLGQQGQQSLVVASRGLWDPETDSFASATFSNASLFAVATVYGVYFE from the coding sequence ATGGCTGAGCAGCCCTTCCCAGAGATGGCCCTGCTAGCCcaggtgctggctgcagacaacACTGAAGCCCCTTCGCTGCGCACTACACGCCGTGGCTCCCAGCCCCCAGCGCCAGGCAAGGGCAGCGAGGACAGCAAACCAGCCCCGCTGCTCTCCCGCCGCAACTCCATCCTCAGCCGCCGCAGCTCATTTGGGATGGTCCCGGGGAGCAGACGTCCCTCCATTGGCCCCTGGATGCTCCACAGACGTGTTAGCTTCACTGGGCTCCCAATTTTCCAACCCATCCTCAAGACCCGCCTCGAAAACACTTACAGGATGGGGCCAGACAAAGGCTGCAAGTTCAATGTGGAGCGGGTGCAGCGGGTGCTGGAGGGGACCCTGGCCAGGGCCTTGGGGGCCACTGTGTACAGTCCCCAGGGCAGTGCACCACTAGCCCAGAGCCTgactgagctgctgcagagccaggcCAAGGAGGTAGTGCCACCCCGATACAAGCTGGTCTGCCACGTGGTGctgggccagcagggccagcagagcCTGGTGGTGGCCAGCCGGGGACTATGGGACCCTGAGACTGACAGCTTTGCCTCCGCTACCTTCTCCAATGCCTCCCTCTTTGCTGTGGCCACAGTGTACGGGGTCTACTTTGAGTAG